A stretch of the Calliphora vicina unplaced genomic scaffold, idCalVici1.1 scaffold_66, whole genome shotgun sequence genome encodes the following:
- the LOC135963125 gene encoding uncharacterized protein LOC135963125 codes for MNTNNNNTNNNNALKKTVDLGSSSEDDLLASSQETLVAMSGSLGDRHSTLLPSKNLTNAPLQSDAKTGDQLKKKRKKRKSQKDILKSRYAKAIFILDKIDKNAASGAPHERDEEDRARYQAVVDKYQKFLDSVPSTSKAAAEETERSKRNRSQTEGEKSPKRRKVVEKKSTPGPTSTTTTSARRPFNEVVKDHLLMALATEKDGTINPVVTEWGAIESKLTELVMEHVFANRTGTAPRFDSGEIHRGYRVIKCMDEFSKYFLSKCIAKISGAWEGLSLKLIPAQEIPMRPRARIWLPKMATDAHKLVECLKLQNPDIHMDDWSIIRTEQGDGHTCLILAITESGSVELEKAGFKLFFGVRDAKVKVFRPTGTGSGEADEIEAANSLLTEMKLSEPPPKTNNGA; via the coding sequence ATgaacacaaacaacaacaacacaaacaacaacaacgccctGAAGAAAACCGTTGATCTCGGATCTTCTTCAGAAGACGACCTACTAGCCTCTAGTCAAGAGACTCTGGTCGCAATGTCAGGCAGCTTGGGTGACCGTCACAGCACTCTACTGCCCTCCAAAAACTTGACAAATGCACCTCTTCAATCGGATGCCAAGACTGGCGACCAATtgaagaagaaaagaaaaaagaggAAGAGTCAGAAAGACATCCTTAAATCCCGTTACGCCAAGGCGATATTCATTCTTGACAAGATTGACAAGAATGCTGCCAGCGGTGCCCCCCATGAGCGTGATGAAGAAGATCGCGCTAGATACCAGGCTGTGGTAGATAAGTACCAAAAGTTTTTGGATTCCGTACCCAGTACATCAAAGGCAGCAGCCGAAGAAACAGAGAGGTCCAAGCGCAATCGCTCTCAGACAGAGGGTGAGAAGTCGCCTAAACGGAGAAAGGTTGTCGAGAAAAAATCCACTCCGGGACCCACATCAACCACGACTACATCCGCCAGACGGCCCTTCAACGAGGTGGTTAAGGACCATCTTCTAATGGCTCTGGCGACCGAGAAAGACGGCACCATCAATCCTGTTGTAACAGAATGGGGTGCTATCGAGTCCAAATTAACTGAACTCGTGATGGAACACGTGTTCGCTAATAGGACTGGTACAGCACCTCGTTTTGACTCTGGTGAGATCCACCGGGGCTACAGGGTGATCAAATGCATGGACGAGTTCTCAAAGTACTTTCTTAGCAAGTGCATCGCAAAGATTAGTGGTGCATGGGAAGGTTTAAGCCTTAAACTGATCCCTGCTCAAGAGATTCCAATGAGACCGCGTGCACGTATTTGGTTACCGAAGATGGCAACCGATGCGCATAAGTTGGTGGAGTGTCTGAAGCTACAGAACCCCGACATCCACATGGATGACTGGTCCATCATCCGCACCGAGCAAGGCGATGGCCACACATGCCTAATTCTCGCCATCACCGAATCGGGCTCTGTCGAGCTTGAGAAGGCGGGCTTTAAGCTGTTCTTCGGAGTGAGGGACGCCAAGGTAAAGGTGTTCAGGCCTACAGGTACGGGTAGCGGTGAAGCGGATGAGATTGAAGCTGCAAACTCTCTGCTCACAGAAATGAAGCTCTCCGAACCCCCCCCAAAAACCAACAATGGCGCTTAA
- the LOC135963126 gene encoding uncharacterized protein LOC135963126 yields MNTNNNNTNNNNNNALKKTVDLGSSSEDDLLASSQETLVAMSGSLGDRHSTLLPSKNLTNAPLQSDAKTGDQLKKKRKKRKSQKDILKSRYAKAIFILDKNAASGAPHERDEEDRARYQAVVDKYQKFLDSVPSTSKAAAEETERSKRNRSQTEGEKSPKRRKVVEKKSTPGPTSTTTTSARRPFNEVVKDHLLMALATEKDGTINPVVTEWGAIESKLTELVMEHVFANRTGTAPRFDSGEIHRGYRVIKCMDEFSKYFLSKCIAKISGAWEGLSLKLIPAQEIPMRPRARIWLPKMATDAHKLVECLKLQNPDIHMDDWSIIRTEQGDGHTCLILAITESGSVELEKAGFKLFFGVRDAKVKVFRPTGTGSGEADEIEAANSLLTEMKLSEPPPKTNNGA; encoded by the coding sequence ATgaacacaaacaacaacaacacaaacaacaacaacaacaacgccctGAAGAAAACCGTTGATCTCGGATCTTCTTCAGAAGACGACCTACTAGCCTCTAGTCAAGAGACTCTGGTCGCAATGTCAGGCAGCTTGGGTGACCGTCACAGCACTCTACTGCCCTCCAAAAACTTGACAAATGCACCTCTTCAATCGGATGCCAAGACTGGCGACCAATtgaagaagaaaagaaaaaagaggAAGAGTCAGAAAGACATCCTTAAATCCCGTTACGCCAAGGCGATATTCATTCTTGACAAGAATGCTGCCAGCGGTGCCCCCCATGAGCGTGATGAAGAAGATCGCGCTAGATACCAGGCTGTGGTAGATAAGTACCAAAAGTTTTTGGATTCCGTACCCAGTACATCAAAGGCAGCAGCCGAAGAAACAGAGAGGTCCAAGCGCAATCGCTCTCAGACAGAGGGTGAGAAGTCGCCTAAACGGAGAAAGGTTGTCGAGAAAAAATCCACTCCGGGACCCACATCAACAACGACTACATCCGCCAGACGGCCCTTCAACGAGGTGGTTAAGGACCATCTTCTAATGGCTCTGGCGACCGAGAAAGACGGCACCATCAATCCTGTTGTAACAGAATGGGGTGCTATCGAGTCCAAATTAACTGAACTCGTGATGGAACACGTGTTCGCTAATAGGACTGGTACAGCACCTCGTTTTGACTCTGGTGAGATCCACCGGGGCTACAGGGTGATCAAATGCATGGACGAGTTCTCAAAGTACTTTCTTAGCAAGTGCATCGCAAAGATTAGTGGTGCATGGGAAGGTTTAAGCCTTAAACTGATCCCTGCTCAAGAGATTCCAATGAGACCGCGTGCACGTATTTGGTTACCGAAGATGGCAACCGATGCGCATAAGTTGGTGGAGTGTCTGAAGCTACAGAACCCCGACATCCACATGGATGACTGGTCCATCATCCGCACCGAGCAAGGCGATGGCCACACATGCCTAATTCTCGCCATCACCGAATCGGGCTCTGTCGAGCTTGAGAAGGCGGGCTTTAAGCTGTTCTTCGGAGTGAGGGACGCCAAGGTAAAGGTGTTCAGGCCTACAGGTACGGGTAGCGGTGAAGCGGATGAGATTGAAGCTGCAAACTCTCTGCTCACAGAAATGAAGCTCTCCGAACCCCCCCCAAAAACCAACAATGGCGCTTAA